The DNA window GCGCCCCTTCTTCGGCGCAGCGTCGACCACCTCGGGCTGCAGCACCTTCGCAGCCTTCTTGCGCCCGTTCTTCCGCGGGCGCCGGGACTCCTTCGGGCGGAGCCGGGTCACGTCGGGCGGGCCGACCCGGATGCCGAACTTCTCGGCCACGTTTTCGATGACGACGCGCGCCTCGGTCGTCGGGGCCTTCGCGAGGAGATTCCGGGCCCACGCGAGCGCGGCCGGACGGTCGATCCCCATCTTCCGGCGCACCTCCCGGATGATCCCGGCGCCGATGTCGGCCGGCTTCATCTTCAGGGCCTTGCCGGCCGCGACCTTGACGTCCCGTTCGTTCAGGGACTTGTCGCCCTTCAGGAGCGATTCCACCGTCTGGCGGAGCCTGTCCGTTTCTGAGGCCATGCGGTCTCCTTCCGTTTCCCGGGATTTTGCGCGCTTCGCAATTGTTCTACAAAAGTCAGGGGGATTCAATACCGGGGAACGGACGGGTCGATCCGGCTGCCCCACGCGAGGATCCCGCCCTCCAGGTTGCAGGCCCCGGGTATGCCGTTCTTCCGGAGAAACTGCACCACCGTCGCGCTCCGGCTGCCGCTGCGGCAGGCCACGACGACCTGGGCGTCGGCCGGAATCTCGGCGAGCCGCTGCGGCACCTCGCGCATCGGAACGTGGTGTACCTCGAACGGGAACGGAGCGGTCTGCAGCTCGAGCGCTTCCCTCACGTCCAGCACGAACGGGGCCCGGCCCCCGTCGAAGAGCGCCTTCAGCTCCTCCACGGTCATGCGCCCTCCCGTCCCTCGAGCCGGCAGCAGGGGGCGTGGCACCGGTCGTAGACCGAGCCCCGCTGGGCGGGCACGAAGCCGGCGTCGCGGATGAGGGCGACCATGTCGGCTTTCGTCATCCGGTTGTGGGCCCCGGCCGCGGCGACGACGTTCTCCTCGATCATGATCGAGCCGAGGTCGTCGGCGCCGAAGAAGAGCGAGACCTGCCCGATCTTCCTGCCCTGCGTCACCCACGAGCCCTGCAGGTGAGCGACGTTGTCGAGGAAGAGGCGCGAAAGCGCCAGCGTCCGGAGGTAGTCGTGGCCGGTCGAGACCTCGACCGTGCCGTCGAGCGCGGTGTTCTCGTCCTGGAAGGTCCAGGGGATGAACGCCGTGAACGACTCCCGGCCCTCGGAGAGCGACGCGTCCTGGATCCGCCTCACGACCGCGAGGTGCGCGATCCGCTCGGCGTACGTCTCCCCGACGCCGAACATCATCGTCGCGGTCGTCGGCATCCCGAGACGGTGCGCCTCGCGGTGGACCTCGGCCCACTTCTCGGTCGGCGCCTTCGCGAGCGCCCAGATCCTCTTCCGCACGCCGTCCTCGAGGACCTCCGCCCCGCCGCCGGGGACCGACATCAGGCCGGCGTCGCGCAGCCGCACGAGGACGTCGGCCACCGGCATCTTCTCCTTCTTGGCGAGGAAGAAGATCTCCGGCGCCGAGAAGGCGTGCCTGTGGATGCGCGGGTAGCGATCGCGCAGGAACGAGAGGAGCTCCTCGTAGAAGGAGAACGGGAGCTCGGCGTGGACGCCTCCCTGCAGGAGGACACCGGTCCCCCCGAGGGCGAGCGTCTCCTCGACCTTCGCGCCGATCTCCTCGAGGGGGAGGACGTAGGCCTCCTCGTCGCCCGCTTTCCGGTAGAAGGCACAGAAGCTGCAGCGGTAGATGCAGACGTTCGTGTAGTTGATGTTCCGGTCGACCTGGTACGTCGCCGTGAGACCCGGGTGCATCCGGCGCCGGACCGCGGCCGCGGCCGCGCCCAGCTCGAGGAGCGGCGCCTCCTCGAAGAGGACGAGCGCCTCGGCCGGCGTGATGCGGGCGCCGGCGACGGCACGGTCGAGGATCGCGGATACGCGGGGCGAGCCCCCGAGGCCCGGGACCGGAGGGTTGGCGAGGAATCCGCCGGGTGCGCCGGCCAGCATCAGGAGAAGGACCTCGGGACGAGCGGCACGCCCGCGAAGGGCGGAAGGTCGGGCGACGTGATGAGTCCGTGCGCCGCGGCCCGGCGGTAGAACTCGGCGAGGCCGCGCTCGTCGTCGGCGTCGAGGTCGTGGTGGAGGTCCCGCTCGAGGTACTCCCCGAGGAGCCTCCGGTCGAGCCCCGTCCGCGCCACGGAGGCGTCGAGAATCTCGCTCGTCCGGTGCCGGGCGTAGTCGCGCGACCAGAGGAACGGCTCGGGGTCGACGTCCCGCCGGACGGCCCAGACGGCGGTCACGAGGGGCAGGCCCGTGAGCCGGTTCCACCCCTGGGCGAGATCGAGGACGTGGTACGCCGACACGTCGGTGACGAGCGCCGGGTCTCCGATGAGGAGCGCGGCATCCGCCGCCGCGAGCATCCGCGGCAGGTCGGGCACGGCGCGGTGGTATTCGGGGACGATGCCGTAGAGGTCCGCGAGGAGGACCCGCACCATCGCCGCCGAGGATCGCGAGCTGGAGTCGAGCGCGACGCTCCGGATCTCGGGAAACGGGACCCGGGACACCAG is part of the Holophagales bacterium genome and encodes:
- a CDS encoding sulfurtransferase, encoding MTVEELKALFDGGRAPFVLDVREALELQTAPFPFEVHHVPMREVPQRLAEIPADAQVVVACRSGSRSATVVQFLRKNGIPGACNLEGGILAWGSRIDPSVPRY
- the mqnC gene encoding dehypoxanthine futalosine cyclase is translated as MLAGAPGGFLANPPVPGLGGSPRVSAILDRAVAGARITPAEALVLFEEAPLLELGAAAAAVRRRMHPGLTATYQVDRNINYTNVCIYRCSFCAFYRKAGDEEAYVLPLEEIGAKVEETLALGGTGVLLQGGVHAELPFSFYEELLSFLRDRYPRIHRHAFSAPEIFFLAKKEKMPVADVLVRLRDAGLMSVPGGGAEVLEDGVRKRIWALAKAPTEKWAEVHREAHRLGMPTTATMMFGVGETYAERIAHLAVVRRIQDASLSEGRESFTAFIPWTFQDENTALDGTVEVSTGHDYLRTLALSRLFLDNVAHLQGSWVTQGRKIGQVSLFFGADDLGSIMIEENVVAAAGAHNRMTKADMVALIRDAGFVPAQRGSVYDRCHAPCCRLEGREGA
- a CDS encoding menaquinone biosynthesis protein, yielding MTPAIPVSVVDFVNAWPVTWGFLKGAVEGFLPISDLPSSCAERLARGEVQAGIIPSIEAARIPGIRIVRGVGIAAYDRVRSVLLVSRVPFPEIRSVALDSSSRSSAAMVRVLLADLYGIVPEYHRAVPDLPRMLAAADAALLIGDPALVTDVSAYHVLDLAQGWNRLTGLPLVTAVWAVRRDVDPEPFLWSRDYARHRTSEILDASVARTGLDRRLLGEYLERDLHHDLDADDERGLAEFYRRAAAHGLITSPDLPPFAGVPLVPRSFS